One window of the Ictidomys tridecemlineatus isolate mIctTri1 chromosome 11, mIctTri1.hap1, whole genome shotgun sequence genome contains the following:
- the LOC144368187 gene encoding rho GTPase-activating protein 29-like: MDCLLPEPLVLFQWYHEFMELANIIQHFNQEQDTKRDNSEDNTSPNMCMEINQIILKTKDLLRKLPPSNFNTLRYLIIHLKRVVDHSEENLMNSKNLGVVFGPCVMRPRPTTTPGTISSSIAAYANQALLVEFLITNAQMIFDGSLEPQNISSSTDVVAPCVDKSPPSKQVISTEHSTKSQYFSTKQVSFDHYRIGLNM, translated from the exons ATGGACTGTTTG ctacCAGAGCCATTGGTTTTATTCCAATGGTACCATGAATTTATGGAGCTTGCAAATATCATCCAACATTTTAACCAAGAGCAGGACACCAAAAGGGACAACTCTGAAGACAACACATCTCCAAATATGTGTATGGAAATCAACCAAATTATTCTCAAAACCAAGGACCTTCTAAGAAAATTGCCACCGTCCAATTTTAACACTCTACGTTACCTTATCATCCATCTTAAGAG GGTTGTAGACCACTCCGAAGAAAACCtgatgaactcaaaaaacttgggGGTGGTATTTGGACCCTGTGTGATGAGGCCCAGGCCTACAACCACTCCTGGTACCATCTCCTCCTCTATTGCTGCATATGCCAATCAGGCCCTGTTAGTAGAGTTTCTAATTACCAATGCACAGATGATCTTCGATGGGTCCTTAGAGccacaaaatatttcatccagtACTGACGTTGTTGCACCTTGTGTGGATAAAAGCCCTCCTTCCAAACAGGTAATATCAACAGAACATTCCACAAAGTcacaatatttttctacaaagCAAGTGAGTTTTGACCATTACAGAATTGGATTAAATATGTGA